DNA sequence from the Gopherus evgoodei ecotype Sinaloan lineage chromosome 3, rGopEvg1_v1.p, whole genome shotgun sequence genome:
gcaatggtctcaagtttcagtgggggaagtctaggttagATAGCTTTTCTTAATatatcactaggagggtggtgaagcactggaatgggttacgtagggaggtgatggaatctccacccttagaggttttaaggtcaggtttgaaaaagccctggctgggatgatttagttgggactgatcttgctttgagcagggggttggactagatgaccttctgaggtctttccaaccctaatcttctatgattctatgaacctttAAACAGAAGCTGTGACACAACCTTAAGTATAATAGCACTCCTGCATCACTATAATTTGCACACTCTCTTGCATTTGATTATACTAaccaaaactaaacaaaccccTATCCTGAAATATGTAATTTACAAACAAGATTATCACAGAAACTAAATGAATCACTGGACCTTGCTACAAGGATGCTCAATTCCTGTACCTTATTCTACTGCTGTCTCCTTAACTTCCTATTCCTCATTTTGACCTGCTAGATGTCTATATTTAGCCATCCAGCTTTTGGCCTCAACTTCCTGGATGCAAGGACtttgagtgggattttcaaatgagcctatgtgatttaggagcttTGCCTTTTTCCTAAGTCTcttaagtgcttctgaaaatcctaccttGTGTTTTCTTGCTTGTCTGTACAATCAATAATAATTCATCGTAACTGGCAAGGGAAGAACCAGAATTTGTGTTTCATATGGTGCAAATGTGGGAGGCAGTAGAAGCACTCAAAGGAGAGAGCGACGTGATTGAAGCAATGAGCTAGGAAGATGACAATTTGCTAAGTGGTACAAAGTTGCAGTACTTATGCCCAAAAGATGAGGTTGCAGTAGTCAAGACAGGAGATAATGAGCGTGTGGGCAGTGCTTTGGCAGGTTAGGTAGAGAGAAAAGCCGAATCATTTAAGGAAAATGTGACATGATTTGGATATAGCCTGAAATCTAGAGAGAGCAATGCCACACATGAAAAccaggttacaggcctgagtgacTGCGAAGATAGTGGTACTGTCAGGGACAAAGAGACAAGGAGTTTGGAAGGGAGATGAGTTCATTTTTGACTATGTTCAGACtagtaaaactggtgtgagatcaTCAGTAGGCTCTGTCTGTGTGTGAAACAACATCTGAATGGAGCCGAGATACATTTTGTGCTGCAAGTAAATTATCTTTTCCTGTTATTCTTCACAATTTACTCAAGTGTTGGAGATAGTTGAAATCTGATCTTACCAGGAGGTGTAATAAACTGGTGAATTTCAGTTGCTGATTTAATTTCAGGTAGTGGAACATCAGCACCTTGAGAGGAAGGTGACAAGGGAAGTGTAGACTTCAGGTCAAGGTCATGGCTAATCAAAAATAAAAGAGATGAGTGATCAGATATTTCCTAGTAATCACTGAGCTAGAGCAATTATGATTAAGATCTGGTAATATTGCACATACTCAGAACAAGAAGGTGCTTTAGAGTGGGTAGAAGGTCGGCTGAGACTGTCTTGACTTGCACTGTCATGAGATGTGTGTCGATGTTCGTTAAGTCCGTTGAATTTTGCTGCACGGCTGCTGAGTTCAGGAAGTTGGGCAGGCTTGTTGACTTGAGACCCTGTAATATGTATCTGATCTCTAACAACTAGTTTAAGAGGGGCTGTAACAGTTCCAAAACTCACTTCCTGCTTGGCAGTAGAGTTTGCGTAGTACAATAGGCCTGATGTTCCTCTGATTTGTCAGTGAGGTTACAGCAGAGTAAAACTAcagtaaatgagaggagaatcagacacaTTGAcattaagtttttcctaatagttAATCTATTGTTTTCTAGCTGACCCTGGAAGCTTTTGCTGTTCACatacatcaaaatattttctaCCGCCCCAAGAATATATCTGTAGCCTGGAGTATTTTCTTTCATCAAGATTTCATCTTCTAAAGTCCTTCTTAACAAGACCTGTAATTGCAAATAGAAtcagggccactcagaggattcagggggcctggggcaaagcaggggagcggACATAAGAAAAGGTGCCACCCGCTGCGGCgcctgtactcaccaggcggcgctccgagtctttggtggcaacaggtccttcactcactctgcgtctttggcagcagtgaagaacccgctgctgaagtgccacccaAGACCCGGAGCGAGAAAAGggcctgccaccgaaatgctgccgaagacccagacagcCACCGGGTgagtagccagggaagggattctagGCCAGGGCTCATGGGCGGCCCTGACTAGAATTATAGCCCTTAGACAGCTGCTAGGTCTGGTTTCCAAAAGGTTTACCCTGTGTGCTTTCCTGGATTGAAAAAATCCCAAGTTTACCCAAAGCAGGGGAATCAAATCCCATTTCTGATGTTGCAACATCCTGCCACCAACCTAATGACAAAGTAAGAGAATGCCCCCATGTGGAAATACACCTTTTCTGGGATCCAAAACTTTATTTTCACAGTCACCTTTTGTAGACTCCTTTGATGTAGTCTGCAGACCACTAAACCACTGGTTTAGTAAAGGAGACCCTCCGTTCAGAACCCATCAGTTCTTCCACTCTCTTAAATTGGGAGCTGCTCAGAGCAGGGACCATGTGTGCTTTGTACAGTGTACAGCACAATGGGGTGTAGATCCTGAATGGGGCCTTTGGATGCTACCaccaataacaataataaataaaataataatcctaGGGCTACCCCACTGTgatgtgatttttgccccacaggACGAATTCAAATACCCCTTTTGCCCTACTCCCCTAAACCTTACCATCCTCATCACCTTGTGACATAGAGCTTCCCTCTGGTTTCTCCATACTACCTCCCTCGCTTGTGGTGAGCTCCGCTCTATTCCCAGAGGGTGTGGTGCTCCCGCCACATCTCTGTGACACCCAGGTCACTCTGGCGTCTTTGGCTTTCCAGAGATCAATGTGCAGGAGGAATAGGGGCGGAGACTCAGTGCTAATTATGCCAGCTGGAACATCGTATTGTGTTGTCTCTTGGGTGTCCAGGAAACGGGATATACCAAACTCTCCTAAATATGGGGGTGATCTCATGAGTCTTCTCCCCCATGCCTACCCCACACACCAGTTTATTGTGGAATCTCACAGGAGTGGTGGATTTGCAGGCTCAGAGACAGAGCCTGTTCACATTGCCTACCACCCTGCCCCCAGAAAGAGGCTGGAGCCCACATGGTGTGCTAGGTGCCATGTAGTGTCATGAGTTTATGAATGAATGGCTTAACCCTACTGCCTAATCCTCCCCTTCCCTGGCTAAGCAATGTCCCTGCTTCAGCCTTCGCCAATGGACAAGGAAGGACAGGGGCTGATACTGAGACGGTGGGGGCAAAGGTTACAGACGGATCTGAGGGGTAAGAAATTGAGGTGTCTGTGTTCGGTGTGAGGAGTTGGGAAGTTCTGAGGGGAGTAGCCAATCAGAGCAGAAGGATTTGTAATATCCAATCAGAGCAGAGGGGTGAAAGGATAGAGATCACATTTCAATTTACTATTAAAAGGACCATGCAAGCAGGGCCAGTTGTTAAATCAAGGCACTTAGAGTCAGAAGGGAGGAAGATAAATTATTAGCGTGTCTTCATAGTGTGACTCTTACAAAGCAAAGGCTTGGCCATAATGGCAAACCTTGTACCAAGGTGGAAACTATCTGAGTTGGAATCTGGCAGAGCGACTGGGACAGAATTAGTTACTGTTTGAAAGATAGGACACATTATAAAGAGTTGGGAATGTTTACTACCATGAGAAGGCCAGGCTGGGACAAATGAGTACTCTGTATGCAACATATATACAGTATTTCTATTTCCAGTCCGTTTTTACTGTCTttccctctcagttccttttttCACAAGATTTGTTTTCCTCACCGGCTCCTCCCTGCTTCTTTGCTCAAAGTATTCCCTAAGTGGAATATGAAGCTATAATGTTAGAGTTTGCGTTGAATCCTGGAACCCGGAACATTCATATAAGTTTCAAATTAAGCAAACACATTTGCTCTAAGTATTGAATGATACACAGGCATAGGGCAAATGTAATCCATGTGCCTaatagggagatatctctttaagagCCCCCACTTGTAGTGCTGACAGACACTGGTCGTCGGCGAGTGGGATgaaacctggggcctctggagcttggtGCCATGCACCTCTATcgtatgagctaaaagccaactcgCTATTAGCTAACACTGTAGACCAGACTCATTTaattctctctctaagtggtctcggtgccactagatgggacagaacagtgGCCGGTTACACAGACATAGGTAAATGTCTAGCACTCAGGCTGTGTCTACAGGCTTCCACCGGCATAGCCATGTCAGTCGGGGCTGTGAAGACGAGTGAGCCCTGTGCCAGCAGAAGTCTGTAACATAGATGCAGCTATATTGGCAATGCTGTTACCGATATAACTTGTTTCTCTCTTGTGGTTTCACTGTAGAAAACACAGCTTGGCCTGTCTAGTTGCATTCACACTAGCAGCGCCTTGCCAGTGTATCAGTATTCCTATACCGGTAAAACACTCGTATTTTAGACATATCCTGAACACAGCAAAGTTTGAAAGGCAAAAGATGCCAGTTAAAAGTTTCCATAAACTGCATTATCTTTTTACAATAGTCACACTACAGAACTGTTGATGATTTTTTTATCCCATCCTCTGTTTAGAAGGCAGTTTGAATTTGTGTTGTTCTAATGCATAATCATGGGTCTGATTCCCGTCTGATGCCAATATTACTCTCctgtaactctattgacttcagtggggttattcCTGTATGAATGTTCCTGAGACTTCCccctgtgagaggagaatcaggccaaataattgtatttattttacacTTACCCATTATGGCCTATTTTTGGTATGGCGCTTAACCTTTTGACACCCCTCAAATAAGCATTATCTTAATAAATATGTTCCTTAAGTGAGCTGCATTTAAGTAAGCTCCATTATATTCCAGCTGGTGGACAACAACACAtattttctataaataaaattacctTTATCTTCTAGGAAAATGTATGTTTAGTTTAGTTCTCCACTGAAAAATAAAGAAGAGCAATTCTCCTCCTAAAGATACTAGTGTTGATATCACTGTTTCATAGATCCTTATTAtcaaaccccagat
Encoded proteins:
- the SPATS1 gene encoding spermatogenesis-associated serine-rich protein 1, coding for MRSPPYLGEFGISRFLDTQETTQYDVPAGIISTESPPLFLLHIDLWKAKDARVTWVSQRCGGSTTPSGNRAELTTSEGGSMEKPEGSSMSQGDEDGSQVNKPAQLPELSSRAAKFNGLNEHRHTSHDSASQDSLSRPSTHSKAPSCSDHDLDLKSTLPLSPSSQGADVPLPEIKSATEIHQFITPPENKRAPDLEWTFYPRFGLHTYHIGKRCIFNGLFLRNKTSASEKMLEMRLGRKKHEIDHRNGIAMVTPCDNCYSCPEHSRNFHKFGSTRPVVNFGCATYKRKADTFIPLQRLSQTPCIPFHVKEKQQELEIERNDVKNLDRWKPAPTLLQALGATVLAHRVRQREL